The Salinibaculum sp. SYNS191 genome has a window encoding:
- a CDS encoding helix-turn-helix domain-containing protein — translation MSDRSTTQADDESDEVQYNPNSGRYDIYECSVSDCDNVVLVVGSDDPPMSCHNKPMERVTELDMSVKSPDVRQVLLQAFGLPKAGLDICLCVIGEGPLSASEVADQLGFDRSTVTRYLNTLVELGLLRRSELNREGGGVVNVYHSVDLEQMRRETLIGFYVWAGEAAALIEDANLTKQDYLRENPDNELPGVFWDSFRDE, via the coding sequence ATGTCTGATCGAAGTACAACCCAGGCCGACGACGAGAGTGACGAGGTCCAGTACAATCCGAATTCCGGTCGATATGATATCTACGAATGCTCCGTCTCTGATTGTGACAATGTCGTTCTCGTGGTTGGGAGCGACGATCCACCGATGTCCTGCCACAATAAACCAATGGAGCGGGTTACAGAGTTGGATATGAGTGTGAAATCGCCGGATGTGAGGCAGGTTCTCCTCCAGGCGTTCGGTCTTCCGAAGGCCGGACTTGATATCTGTCTGTGCGTTATCGGTGAGGGGCCTCTGTCGGCGAGCGAAGTCGCCGACCAGCTCGGGTTCGACAGAAGTACGGTCACGCGGTATCTCAACACGCTCGTCGAACTGGGATTGCTCAGGCGGTCTGAGCTCAATCGGGAGGGTGGTGGCGTGGTCAACGTGTATCACTCGGTAGACCTCGAACAAATGCGGCGGGAGACTTTGATCGGGTTCTACGTCTGGGCCGGCGAGGCCGCGGCACTGATCGAAGATGCGAACCTGACGAAACAAGACTATCTCCGAGAGAATCCAGACAACGAGTTGCCGGGCGTGTTCTGGGACTCGTTCCGCGACGAGTGA
- a CDS encoding sensor histidine kinase: protein MKRRWLPSLLCFLGLLLLGSFVFEIALRLVGETRFTWPFIAGVSTSLPFALVPIGGGYSLIRNPVPEEYYQHLAIGTLSGLAFFTVFFGVVGFTLFDAWIPQAGVLRWGVTVGVGNGFLISYLYVRGVSQAVALERTSVHAEEAEDQQRLLRYLNGLLRHEVLNAANAIKGHASLAAEATQNEDVHDRIAVIQRQTDGMTSIIDDVQVLLAVSEDRDELGPVNLTPLLREELRRVEERHCPVVTELQVPGEVYVRGDTLLRRLFSNLFDNAVEHNDSEHPKITVRATRSGETVAVAVEDNGPGFPTDSLGDVFEPLEQMDTTHGMGLAIVTQLAKRYGGSLELIETGDTGSVVTVTLPRASGDTPDSDVSRS, encoded by the coding sequence ATGAAGCGACGGTGGTTGCCGTCTCTCCTTTGCTTTCTCGGTCTTTTGCTCCTCGGGAGTTTTGTCTTCGAGATTGCGCTGCGGCTCGTGGGTGAGACTCGATTCACCTGGCCATTCATTGCGGGCGTCTCGACGAGCCTTCCGTTTGCACTCGTCCCGATTGGTGGTGGGTACAGCCTCATCCGCAACCCGGTTCCTGAGGAGTATTATCAGCATCTCGCTATCGGAACCCTCTCTGGGTTAGCGTTCTTCACGGTCTTTTTCGGTGTCGTTGGGTTCACGCTCTTCGACGCCTGGATTCCTCAGGCGGGAGTCCTTCGCTGGGGTGTCACCGTCGGGGTTGGCAATGGCTTTCTTATTAGTTACCTCTACGTCCGCGGTGTGTCGCAGGCGGTTGCACTCGAACGCACGTCAGTCCACGCTGAAGAAGCAGAGGACCAGCAACGACTCCTCAGGTATCTCAATGGATTACTTCGACACGAAGTCCTGAACGCTGCAAACGCGATCAAAGGCCACGCCAGTCTTGCTGCGGAAGCAACCCAGAATGAGGACGTCCATGACCGAATCGCCGTCATTCAGCGTCAGACTGATGGCATGACGAGTATCATCGATGACGTGCAGGTATTGCTTGCAGTCTCAGAAGACCGGGACGAACTCGGGCCGGTGAATCTCACGCCATTGTTGCGTGAGGAATTGCGCCGCGTCGAGGAACGACACTGTCCAGTCGTGACCGAGTTACAAGTCCCTGGGGAGGTGTACGTCCGCGGAGATACGCTGCTTCGGCGGCTCTTTTCGAACCTGTTCGACAATGCGGTCGAACACAATGATAGCGAGCATCCGAAAATAACCGTGAGAGCAACGCGTTCTGGTGAGACCGTGGCCGTCGCGGTCGAGGATAACGGGCCGGGATTTCCCACCGACAGCCTCGGCGACGTCTTCGAGCCTCTGGAACAGATGGATACGACCCACGGAATGGGACTCGCAATCGTCACCCAACTTGCTAAGAGGTATGGTGGGAGTCTTGAACTCATTGAGACGGGAGACACTGGGAGCGTGGTGACCGTCACACTCCCTCGGGCCAGTGGAGATACACCGGACTCGGATGTCTCAAGGTCTTAA
- a CDS encoding aldo/keto reductase, translating into MEARKLGDTDQESTVVTFGAIALNWLEQEGANQMVEHALDHGVNHFDVAPQYGDAELKLGPKLRQHREEIFLGCKTQKREYDGARDKLERSLDRLGIDTIDLYQVHGLEYEEELDTITGEGGALEAFREAKAEGLIDHIGLTSHGDPDLIMEAIDRIDDLETLMFPLNPVVMAKTDAEYDYEAVLERANEAGIGTLIIKAFARGPWPSEAELPVEDRPYANWYEPVDTPEEMRERFNFVASQDVTSVVTPGDPKLVSMAFDAASRYEPMDEAAQRSLIEELRHEDSPVPEQLHH; encoded by the coding sequence CTGGAGGCCCGCAAGCTTGGCGACACCGATCAGGAAAGCACGGTCGTCACGTTCGGCGCCATCGCCCTGAACTGGCTCGAACAGGAGGGGGCCAATCAGATGGTCGAACACGCTCTCGATCACGGTGTGAACCACTTCGACGTAGCACCCCAGTACGGCGATGCCGAACTCAAACTCGGGCCAAAACTCCGCCAGCACCGTGAGGAAATCTTCCTCGGTTGTAAAACCCAGAAACGCGAGTATGATGGCGCACGGGACAAACTTGAGCGCTCGCTCGACAGACTCGGCATCGACACAATCGATCTCTACCAGGTCCACGGGCTGGAGTATGAGGAGGAACTCGACACCATCACGGGTGAAGGCGGTGCCCTCGAGGCATTCCGCGAGGCAAAGGCCGAGGGACTGATCGATCACATCGGCCTGACGAGCCATGGGGATCCTGACCTCATCATGGAGGCGATCGACCGCATCGACGATCTCGAGACGCTGATGTTCCCGCTGAACCCCGTGGTGATGGCCAAGACCGACGCCGAGTACGACTACGAGGCAGTCCTCGAACGCGCCAACGAAGCGGGCATCGGGACGTTGATCATCAAGGCCTTCGCGAGAGGCCCCTGGCCCTCCGAGGCCGAACTCCCGGTCGAGGACCGCCCGTACGCGAACTGGTACGAGCCCGTCGATACGCCCGAAGAGATGCGCGAGCGCTTCAACTTCGTGGCCTCTCAGGACGTGACGAGCGTCGTGACACCGGGCGACCCCAAGCTCGTTTCGATGGCCTTCGACGCTGCCTCGCGGTACGAGCCCATGGACGAAGCCGCCCAGCGGTCGCTGATCGAGGAGCTGCGCCACGAAGACTCGCCCGTCCCCGAGCAACTTCACCACTGA
- a CDS encoding class I SAM-dependent methyltransferase has protein sequence MSVPQTVETALADRPVEGATCLEAGAGVGNTTRGLLEQGAGHVYAVTNNAEHARDLRSSLDSHEASRISIMKADLQSTPLQSNAVDLITAHGLCNVVPPSALGRISAELARIAAPGAHLVVDDYEPLPDDAAIRDLFAVENAASELADGTPALTFYPSDMLRRVFEGHGLTFDRKRILLDPVPWTVSHVEAHADLARKALSDFPRRLADPLAAELDRLVEEIGSESTGTMYSLAFRMSER, from the coding sequence ATGTCGGTTCCACAGACTGTCGAAACCGCTCTCGCGGACCGCCCGGTCGAGGGTGCGACCTGCCTCGAGGCGGGAGCCGGCGTCGGTAATACCACCCGCGGGCTACTCGAACAGGGTGCAGGCCACGTCTACGCAGTCACGAACAACGCCGAACACGCCCGGGACCTCAGGTCCTCTCTTGATTCCCACGAGGCGTCCCGGATCTCGATCATGAAAGCGGATCTTCAATCCACACCGCTCCAGTCGAACGCGGTCGATCTCATCACCGCACATGGCTTGTGTAACGTTGTTCCACCCTCTGCGCTCGGACGGATTTCGGCAGAGCTAGCCCGGATTGCCGCCCCTGGGGCACATCTCGTCGTTGACGATTACGAGCCGCTCCCCGACGACGCGGCTATCAGGGATCTTTTCGCCGTCGAAAACGCTGCGTCGGAGCTGGCTGACGGCACGCCCGCGCTCACGTTCTATCCCTCCGATATGTTGCGCCGGGTCTTCGAAGGCCACGGCCTGACCTTTGATCGCAAACGAATCCTGCTTGATCCCGTCCCCTGGACGGTCTCTCACGTCGAGGCTCACGCTGATCTCGCTCGGAAGGCTTTGAGTGATTTCCCCCGAAGGCTCGCTGATCCACTCGCCGCCGAACTCGATCGGCTCGTCGAAGAGATTGGGTCAGAGTCGACAGGGACGATGTACAGTCTCGCGTTTCGGATGTCCGAGCGGTGA
- a CDS encoding DUF7344 domain-containing protein: protein MSQSPTDSTREYAGIEDLPTSDRHKLLAAECRRAVLDILTERAGPVDLEELAVAIAAREAAEDAVNEKTVERVAIGLHHNHLPLMAEFGVIDYDPEATLVE from the coding sequence ATGAGCCAGTCACCAACCGATAGTACAAGGGAGTATGCGGGAATAGAAGATCTGCCCACGAGTGACCGCCACAAGCTACTCGCAGCGGAATGCCGGAGAGCAGTCCTCGATATCTTGACTGAACGGGCCGGTCCAGTTGATCTTGAGGAGCTTGCGGTGGCGATCGCTGCACGTGAAGCAGCGGAGGATGCAGTTAATGAAAAGACAGTCGAGCGGGTGGCTATCGGTCTTCACCACAATCATCTCCCCCTAATGGCGGAATTCGGTGTCATCGACTACGATCCAGAGGCAACCTTAGTTGAATGA
- a CDS encoding PAS domain S-box protein — MSSTSLTEIQRETLALFEISGEPWTTTEVADHLDLGRRSTYERLERLVDHNRLKTKKVGGSGRVWWRPPADSDTTPDWSATTESLIDDVLDSADVAIFVIDEEFDVAWINDATERYFGLDRNRVLGRDKHRLIEEQIASVVDDGEAFTETVLATYDDNTYVEQFECHVTPDDGEERWLEHRSKPIEAGAYAGGRVELYYDITDRKEMKQAHDRDRIQFESVIDAVEEHAIFMLDPDGYVRTWNQGAERIKGYTTEEILGEHFSRFYTDEARQAGVPQENLTTALEQGSFQDEGWRLRADGSRFWANVTITAIRGDDGEIDGLVKITRDMTERRKNKQGIRRERNLLEKVQEASPIGIAIFDTEGELQRANQRFMELLGRGDAESLNYSLGEQPPLDTDGNVIPYPERPAPRALSTGDAVTDQRIRIDGPDGRARWLSVNAKPFDGETEGVVVTTTEVTQFKEQAQRLERQRDDLQSELEGIFERIDDAFFSLDGDLRFNYVNEQASTLLGHSSSELVGRHIWDVLKPGSKAESAFEEALKTQESISFEEYYEPIGTWFENHVYPSETGLSVYFQDISDRKHRERRLERFERMVETVDDGVYATDGEGHFVFVNDAFVAMSEHTREELLGSHGSAFFGDRFVDTDEQEWLELITDERDSVAFETDIIGPDGETRIVHNQFVALEFDDEVGRVGVTRDVTGRKERERELERYEQLVETVWDGVYALDENDRMVLVNDAFCELVGYERDELLGEQPTLITSDEVNQDANELAPEVIAGDRAIGVLEGELQTADGEVVPVETRHGPFEYEDGRTGRCGVTRDISDRKWFEETLLTLYESTQTLFDVQTAEVVDEAVIEAVADVIDLAGVAVYRYDDADDELYPAAHSMEAEFVRGGDLRTVPPGDSSIVGHVYTSGDVLALDDITESPYHQSNATEMHGGLFVPMGDYGVLVAGTREESGIDENTRRLVELLATNIEAAYNRVEREVALREHEQELEQQREGLTALNNLNEVVRGITDAVIEQSTREEIERTVCERLADSESYLFAWIGDTDTATQTVNLRTEAGVEGYLDGITISVDPDDERSEGPTGRALRTGETQVSHDIRAESRYDPWREYIERYGFRSSAAVPIVHERTVYGVINVYADRPHAFDGEERELISQLGEVVGHAIAATERKQALMSDELVELEFQIQDVFAALNVPVETSGRITLDSAVPVSDGEFLVYGTVAPDAVDTVARITKNVPHWRELTIRSEGDPTRFEVRMTDPPVLSVVASLGGYVEQAVIEDGDLRMTVHLAPSVDARTVTDAVETAYPASELVRRQQISRDRDDPARFQRHLVEALTGRQQTALETAYHAGFFEWPRDTSGEEVAESIGIASPTFHQHLRKAERKVLDAVFSSPMQSLG; from the coding sequence ATGTCTTCCACATCGTTGACCGAGATCCAGCGGGAGACACTCGCTCTCTTCGAGATCTCCGGTGAACCTTGGACGACCACCGAGGTCGCAGATCATCTTGACCTTGGCAGACGGAGTACCTACGAACGCTTAGAACGGCTCGTCGATCACAACCGCCTCAAAACCAAGAAGGTCGGCGGGAGCGGCCGTGTGTGGTGGCGACCGCCGGCGGACAGCGATACGACTCCCGACTGGTCAGCGACGACCGAGTCTCTGATCGACGACGTGCTCGACAGCGCAGACGTCGCAATCTTCGTCATCGACGAGGAGTTCGATGTCGCGTGGATCAACGATGCGACCGAACGGTACTTCGGGCTTGATCGGAATCGCGTTCTCGGCCGGGACAAACACCGGCTCATCGAAGAGCAGATCGCGTCAGTCGTTGACGATGGCGAGGCGTTTACCGAGACCGTCCTGGCGACGTACGACGACAACACGTACGTTGAGCAGTTTGAGTGTCACGTCACGCCAGACGATGGCGAAGAGCGCTGGCTCGAACACCGCAGCAAGCCTATCGAAGCCGGCGCGTATGCCGGCGGCCGAGTCGAACTCTATTACGACATCACCGACCGAAAAGAGATGAAACAGGCTCACGACCGGGACCGCATACAGTTCGAGTCGGTTATCGACGCTGTCGAGGAGCACGCGATCTTCATGCTTGATCCCGACGGCTACGTTCGGACCTGGAACCAAGGTGCCGAACGAATCAAAGGGTACACGACTGAGGAAATCCTCGGCGAGCACTTCTCTCGATTCTATACCGACGAAGCACGGCAAGCCGGAGTCCCACAGGAAAACCTCACCACGGCGTTGGAACAGGGATCGTTTCAGGACGAGGGGTGGCGTCTCCGTGCCGACGGCTCACGCTTCTGGGCCAACGTCACGATCACGGCCATCCGCGGTGACGACGGCGAGATCGACGGGTTGGTGAAAATCACCCGTGACATGACTGAGCGACGGAAGAACAAACAGGGGATCCGGCGCGAACGAAACCTTCTCGAGAAGGTTCAGGAAGCCAGCCCGATCGGCATCGCCATCTTCGATACGGAGGGCGAACTGCAACGCGCGAACCAGCGATTCATGGAACTGCTCGGTCGGGGTGATGCGGAGTCGTTGAATTATTCGCTCGGCGAACAACCGCCTCTCGACACCGATGGGAACGTGATCCCGTATCCGGAGCGGCCGGCACCGCGGGCGCTCTCGACGGGGGATGCCGTCACCGACCAGCGGATACGCATCGACGGCCCCGACGGTCGGGCGCGGTGGCTCTCGGTGAATGCAAAACCATTCGACGGTGAGACGGAGGGCGTCGTCGTCACGACAACCGAGGTCACACAGTTCAAAGAGCAAGCACAACGGCTCGAACGACAACGCGATGATCTCCAGAGCGAACTGGAGGGGATATTCGAGCGTATCGACGACGCATTCTTCTCGCTCGACGGTGACCTTCGGTTCAACTACGTCAACGAACAGGCGAGCACTCTCCTGGGCCACTCCTCGTCGGAACTCGTTGGCAGGCATATCTGGGACGTGCTCAAACCGGGCTCGAAGGCAGAGTCGGCCTTCGAAGAGGCCCTGAAGACCCAGGAATCGATTTCCTTCGAGGAATACTACGAGCCCATCGGAACGTGGTTTGAAAATCACGTCTATCCTTCCGAGACTGGACTGTCGGTCTACTTCCAGGATATCTCCGACCGTAAGCACCGCGAGCGGCGATTAGAGCGGTTCGAGCGTATGGTCGAGACAGTCGACGACGGGGTCTACGCCACCGACGGCGAGGGCCACTTCGTCTTCGTCAACGACGCATTCGTGGCGATGAGCGAGCACACGCGAGAGGAGTTACTCGGCTCTCACGGGTCGGCGTTCTTCGGCGATCGATTCGTGGACACGGACGAACAGGAGTGGCTGGAGCTGATCACCGACGAGCGTGACTCAGTAGCGTTCGAGACCGACATCATCGGCCCGGACGGCGAGACCCGTATTGTCCACAATCAATTCGTCGCCCTCGAATTCGACGACGAGGTCGGCCGCGTCGGCGTCACGCGGGACGTCACCGGGCGCAAGGAGCGCGAGCGCGAACTGGAACGGTACGAGCAACTCGTCGAAACTGTCTGGGACGGCGTGTACGCGCTTGACGAGAACGACCGGATGGTTCTCGTCAACGATGCGTTCTGTGAGCTCGTGGGCTACGAGCGTGACGAACTGCTCGGGGAACAACCGACTCTCATCACCAGCGACGAGGTAAACCAGGACGCCAACGAACTGGCACCAGAGGTCATCGCTGGCGACCGCGCGATCGGTGTTCTCGAGGGCGAACTCCAGACCGCGGACGGTGAGGTAGTGCCCGTCGAAACCCGGCACGGTCCCTTCGAATACGAGGACGGCCGCACCGGTCGGTGCGGAGTGACTCGTGACATCAGCGATCGCAAGTGGTTCGAAGAGACATTGCTGACCCTCTACGAGTCCACACAGACGCTATTCGACGTCCAAACGGCCGAGGTTGTAGATGAGGCGGTCATTGAGGCAGTCGCGGACGTTATCGACCTGGCCGGTGTTGCGGTGTACCGCTACGACGACGCCGACGACGAACTGTATCCGGCCGCACACTCGATGGAGGCCGAGTTCGTGCGCGGTGGGGACCTGCGTACCGTGCCGCCGGGCGACAGTAGTATCGTCGGACACGTCTACACGAGTGGCGATGTCCTCGCCCTCGATGACATCACCGAGTCGCCGTATCACCAGTCAAATGCCACGGAGATGCACGGTGGTCTGTTTGTCCCGATGGGCGACTACGGTGTCCTCGTCGCCGGTACCCGCGAGGAAAGTGGTATCGACGAGAACACCCGCCGGCTCGTCGAGTTGCTCGCCACGAACATCGAGGCCGCTTACAACCGCGTGGAACGCGAGGTCGCACTCCGTGAGCACGAACAGGAGCTAGAACAACAGCGAGAGGGACTTACTGCGCTCAACAACCTCAACGAGGTCGTCCGCGGGATCACGGATGCGGTCATCGAGCAATCCACCCGCGAGGAGATCGAACGGACAGTCTGCGAGCGGCTGGCCGACTCCGAGTCGTACCTGTTCGCCTGGATCGGAGACACGGATACGGCCACGCAGACGGTGAATCTTCGGACAGAGGCCGGGGTCGAGGGGTATCTCGATGGGATCACGATCTCGGTCGATCCCGACGACGAACGGAGCGAAGGCCCGACGGGACGAGCACTCCGAACCGGAGAGACGCAGGTCAGCCACGACATCCGTGCCGAATCCCGCTACGACCCGTGGCGCGAGTACATCGAACGGTACGGCTTCCGCTCGTCGGCCGCAGTTCCCATTGTTCACGAGAGAACTGTCTACGGAGTGATAAATGTGTATGCAGACCGGCCCCACGCGTTCGATGGCGAAGAGCGAGAGCTAATTAGCCAGCTCGGCGAGGTGGTCGGCCACGCCATCGCTGCTACCGAACGCAAGCAGGCGCTGATGAGTGACGAACTCGTGGAACTGGAGTTTCAGATCCAGGACGTATTCGCGGCCCTCAATGTGCCCGTTGAAACAAGCGGGCGAATAACCCTTGATTCTGCGGTTCCGGTCAGCGATGGGGAGTTTCTCGTCTACGGGACGGTAGCGCCGGACGCCGTCGATACTGTGGCCAGAATCACCAAGAACGTCCCACACTGGCGGGAGCTTACCATCCGTTCGGAGGGCGACCCGACTCGCTTCGAGGTCCGGATGACTGATCCACCGGTGCTCTCGGTCGTGGCATCGCTCGGTGGGTACGTCGAACAGGCCGTTATCGAAGACGGTGATCTTCGAATGACGGTCCATCTTGCCCCGAGTGTCGACGCCCGAACGGTCACTGATGCCGTCGAAACAGCCTATCCGGCTAGCGAACTGGTTCGTCGCCAGCAAATCAGCCGGGACCGCGACGATCCCGCGCGCTTCCAACGTCACCTTGTGGAAGCTCTCACGGGCCGTCAGCAAACTGCACTGGAAACCGCGTACCACGCGGGCTTTTTCGAGTGGCCGCGCGATACCTCCGGCGAAGAAGTCGCCGAGTCGATCGGCATTGCCTCGCCGACGTTCCACCAGCACCTTCGCAAGGCCGAGCGGAAAGTCCTCGACGCGGTGTTTTCGTCCCCGATGCAGAGTCTCGGATAG
- a CDS encoding DUF7282 domain-containing protein encodes MTNMTVTIARTTLSDGGFVAVYNQSGALVGVSEYLAPGGHENVTVTLSSPLEAPERDRERSRNGTGGQVRERNRTRTTTLLAITHRDTNGNLAFEYVSSNSVDDSPYVDAGPVSDDAIITVEAVRAGTGGEGEGRRGGGQRGHNGRRGS; translated from the coding sequence ATGACAAACATGACGGTGACGATAGCCAGGACGACCCTCTCTGACGGGGGGTTCGTTGCAGTCTACAACCAGAGTGGCGCACTCGTCGGGGTCTCCGAGTATCTTGCCCCGGGTGGTCACGAGAATGTGACAGTGACGCTGTCATCCCCGCTCGAAGCCCCGGAGCGCGATCGCGAGCGGTCGCGCAACGGGACCGGCGGACAAGTCCGAGAGCGAAACCGCACCAGGACGACGACTCTGCTGGCGATAACCCACCGTGACACGAACGGAAATCTAGCGTTCGAGTACGTTTCTAGCAACAGCGTCGACGATTCTCCCTACGTTGACGCGGGCCCGGTCTCGGACGACGCCATCATTACGGTTGAGGCGGTTCGTGCAGGCACTGGTGGGGAAGGCGAGGGCAGGAGGGGAGGCGGTCAGAGGGGTCATAATGGTCGCCGCGGGTCGTAG
- a CDS encoding CPBP family intramembrane glutamic endopeptidase has protein sequence MTRRKNEPATSGVAFPVAGAIAFLVFTAGHYAGDTYSLEEVVFIGVPALSVTVLYVLTGNLLVVIGVHTLVDGISLLGPDVAAVLNDSEKPVPE, from the coding sequence GTGACCCGACGGAAGAACGAGCCGGCGACGAGCGGCGTCGCGTTCCCCGTGGCGGGTGCAATCGCGTTTCTGGTGTTCACCGCCGGTCACTACGCCGGCGACACCTACTCGCTGGAGGAGGTCGTCTTCATCGGCGTTCCGGCCCTGTCGGTGACGGTTCTGTATGTTCTAACGGGTAACCTTCTCGTCGTGATTGGCGTCCACACGCTGGTTGACGGTATCTCACTCTTGGGCCCCGACGTTGCGGCGGTTCTCAACGACAGTGAGAAACCGGTACCGGAGTAG